A genomic region of Barnesiella viscericola DSM 18177 contains the following coding sequences:
- a CDS encoding VOC family protein — translation MEIKSRFDHFNVNVTDLDRSIAFYHKALGFTEASRKEAADGSFVLVYLTDGVSPFLLELTWLRDHDQPYELGENESHLCVRVDGDYDQVRAFHKEMGCVCFENEEMGLYFIHDPDDYWIEVLPVKG, via the coding sequence ATGGAAATAAAATCAAGATTCGACCATTTCAATGTCAATGTGACCGATCTCGACCGGAGTATCGCTTTTTATCACAAGGCTTTGGGCTTTACCGAGGCCAGTCGCAAAGAGGCTGCCGACGGTTCTTTCGTACTGGTTTACCTCACCGACGGGGTATCGCCCTTCCTGCTAGAACTCACTTGGTTGCGCGACCACGACCAGCCCTATGAACTGGGCGAGAACGAGAGTCACCTGTGCGTGCGGGTCGACGGTGACTATGACCAGGTGCGGGCCTTCCACAAGGAGATGGGCTGTGTCTGCTTCGAGAACGAAGAGATGGGACTCTACTTTATCCACGACCCCGACGATTACTGGATTGAGGTGTTGCCGGTCAAGGGCTGA
- a CDS encoding carbon starvation CstA family protein gives MITFCIALLLLIVGYFVYGTFVEKVFGVEPDRATPAYTSTDGIDYIPMPTWKVFLIQFLNIAGLGPIFGAIMGILYGPSAYLWIVFGTIFGGAVHDYLSGMLSVRRNGASLPELVGDELGVVIKQVMRVFSLLLMILVGAVFVVNPANLLDLLIGESTTTTLWIAIIFGYYILATLLPIDKLIGRLYPLFGFALLFMAIGIMVSLFLRPDSLPEFTAAIGYTRSDSDVNPIFPMMFISIACGAISGFHATQSPMMARCLKNEKMGRRVFYGAMVVEGIVALIWAAAAIAFFDGSFTALSDYLKGKTPAILVNDISVGWLGTFGGILAMLGVIAAPITSGDTALRSARLIAADFLHISQKKIRNRILVSLPIFALAWVVMMIDFEVLWRYFAWCNQTLAVFTLWALTVWLARERKCYWITLIPALFMTMVTITYILFAREGLRLPYEISLDIAFVVTLVLTVLFARFKRTLPSRVPLKK, from the coding sequence ATGATTACCTTTTGCATTGCCTTGCTGCTGCTGATTGTCGGCTATTTTGTCTATGGCACATTTGTTGAGAAAGTATTTGGCGTAGAGCCGGATAGAGCGACTCCGGCTTATACCTCGACCGATGGAATCGACTACATTCCCATGCCTACCTGGAAAGTTTTTCTCATTCAGTTCCTGAATATTGCCGGATTGGGCCCCATCTTCGGAGCCATCATGGGAATCCTGTACGGGCCGTCGGCCTACCTGTGGATTGTATTTGGTACCATATTCGGCGGTGCTGTCCATGATTACCTCTCCGGCATGCTCTCGGTACGTCGCAATGGTGCCAGTTTACCCGAACTTGTGGGCGATGAATTGGGTGTAGTCATCAAGCAGGTAATGCGAGTATTCTCGTTGCTTCTGATGATATTGGTCGGGGCGGTATTTGTTGTAAACCCGGCCAATCTACTTGACCTGCTTATCGGTGAAAGTACCACTACCACCTTGTGGATTGCCATCATTTTCGGCTACTACATATTGGCAACGCTGTTACCTATCGACAAACTTATCGGACGTCTCTACCCGCTGTTTGGATTTGCCCTGTTGTTCATGGCAATTGGCATTATGGTATCGCTTTTCCTGCGTCCCGACAGTCTACCCGAATTTACCGCAGCCATCGGTTATACCCGATCCGACTCCGATGTCAACCCCATCTTCCCCATGATGTTTATCTCGATTGCTTGTGGAGCCATCTCGGGCTTTCATGCCACTCAGTCACCCATGATGGCCCGTTGCCTCAAAAACGAGAAGATGGGACGTCGGGTATTCTACGGGGCCATGGTAGTCGAGGGAATCGTAGCTCTCATTTGGGCAGCCGCTGCCATCGCCTTTTTCGACGGTTCATTCACGGCACTCTCCGATTATCTGAAAGGGAAAACACCGGCCATCTTGGTCAACGATATTTCAGTAGGGTGGTTGGGAACCTTCGGGGGTATCTTGGCCATGTTGGGGGTAATAGCTGCCCCCATTACCTCGGGCGACACGGCTCTACGGTCGGCCCGACTGATTGCTGCCGATTTCTTACATATTTCACAGAAGAAAATACGAAACCGGATATTGGTGTCGCTCCCTATCTTTGCCTTGGCCTGGGTGGTGATGATGATTGACTTTGAGGTGCTGTGGCGCTATTTTGCCTGGTGTAACCAAACTCTTGCCGTATTTACCCTGTGGGCGCTCACGGTATGGCTGGCTCGGGAACGCAAATGCTATTGGATTACGTTGATTCCGGCTCTATTCATGACGATGGTAACAATTACCTATATTCTATTTGCTCGTGAAGGATTGAGACTTCCTTACGAAATTTCATTGGATATCGCCTTTGTAGTAACGCTTGTATTGACTGTTTTATTTGCTCGATTCAAACGTACACTGCCAAGCCGTGTACCTTTAAAGAAATGA
- a CDS encoding histidinol-phosphatase produces the protein MNQLTNYHSHSQFCDGHAPMEEFVKEAVAEGFVAYGISSHAPFPVPNQCNMLRERLPEYLAEFHRIKELYGSAIELYVGLEIDFLDDSFNPSIPYFKELPLDYRIGSVHYIVTPDGTPIDTDGSPDRFRGYVDTYFGGDVDEAVRRFYRSSFRLVELGGFDFLGHLDKIGLNASLYRPGLDREAWYRRLVADYLEAIASQHLLVEVNTKAFATRGRFFPGEDYFEQMHRLGIGVVVNSDAHYPAKINAGRPEALKALARAGYTTVWQFHRNEWIETPLEL, from the coding sequence ATGAATCAGTTGACCAATTATCATTCGCACAGTCAGTTCTGTGACGGTCATGCTCCCATGGAGGAGTTTGTGAAGGAGGCCGTAGCCGAAGGCTTTGTCGCCTACGGTATATCGTCGCACGCTCCGTTTCCCGTACCCAATCAATGCAACATGCTGCGGGAGCGTCTGCCCGAATACCTCGCAGAGTTTCATCGCATAAAAGAGCTTTATGGCTCGGCGATAGAGTTGTATGTGGGGCTCGAAATCGATTTTCTCGACGATTCTTTTAATCCGTCGATTCCCTATTTCAAGGAGTTGCCTCTCGACTATCGCATCGGGTCGGTACACTATATTGTCACCCCCGACGGGACTCCTATCGACACCGACGGGTCACCCGACCGTTTCAGGGGATATGTCGACACCTATTTCGGAGGCGATGTCGATGAAGCCGTGCGGCGCTTCTATCGCAGTTCGTTCCGCCTGGTCGAGTTGGGCGGTTTCGATTTTCTGGGGCATCTCGACAAGATAGGACTGAACGCCTCGCTCTACCGTCCCGGCCTTGACCGGGAGGCGTGGTACCGACGTCTGGTAGCCGACTATCTCGAAGCCATTGCCTCGCAACACCTGTTGGTCGAGGTCAATACCAAGGCCTTTGCCACGCGCGGCCGCTTCTTCCCCGGTGAAGACTATTTCGAACAGATGCACCGGCTGGGCATCGGGGTGGTGGTCAACTCCGATGCGCACTATCCTGCCAAAATCAATGCCGGGCGCCCCGAAGCCCTCAAAGCCTTGGCCCGGGCCGGATATACCACTGTGTGGCAATTCCACCGGAACGAATGGATTGAAACGCCATTGGAGTTGTAA